Proteins from a genomic interval of Neisseria arctica:
- a CDS encoding glutathione S-transferase family protein, producing MKDFILYTASPSRGNTVLWMLEECGADYEVVAMSFDDLKSPDYLTINPMGKVPALKHRNQVLTETAAIVTYLAEQFPNKNLIPSAGSEERGQYYRWLLFAIHLEYAGMDKLRGLVNEKHIRSSIGYGDLDTVVNTLRAHLENCEYIVDSHFTALDLYYTNLLDWLINRASALPADAVFIRYIERHKARPAASYAA from the coding sequence ATGAAAGACTTTATTCTTTACACCGCTTCGCCCTCTCGCGGAAACACTGTTTTATGGATGCTGGAAGAATGCGGCGCCGATTACGAAGTGGTAGCCATGTCGTTTGACGATCTCAAATCACCCGACTATTTAACAATTAATCCGATGGGGAAAGTGCCCGCTCTGAAACACCGCAACCAGGTACTCACCGAAACTGCCGCAATCGTCACCTACCTTGCAGAACAATTCCCGAATAAAAATCTCATTCCCTCTGCTGGCAGCGAAGAACGCGGGCAATATTACCGCTGGTTACTGTTTGCCATCCATCTAGAATATGCCGGCATGGATAAACTTCGCGGTTTGGTAAATGAAAAACATATACGCAGCTCTATCGGCTACGGCGACTTAGATACTGTTGTTAATACTTTGCGCGCACATCTCGAAAACTGTGAGTACATAGTAGATTCGCACTTTACTGCACTCGACTTATACTACACCAACCTGCTTGACTGGCTGATTAACCGTGCCAGCGCTTTGCCTGCCGACGCCGTATTTATCCGCTATATCGAACGCCATAAAGCCCGTCCTGCCGCGAGTTATGCTGCATAA
- a CDS encoding RNA pyrophosphohydrolase — protein sequence MLDREGYRPNVGIILTNDRNEVFWGKRVREHSWQFPQGGIKPGESPETAMYRELLEEVGLLPHHVKILGRTRDWLRYDVPSHWVRREWRGSYRGQKQIWYLLRLVGRESDVHLRATSHPEFDGWRWHQYWAPIDEVIDFKRGVYEGALLELSRFLRGLESLEEFNRRQIELK from the coding sequence ATGCTGGACAGAGAAGGATATCGCCCCAATGTCGGTATCATCTTAACCAACGATCGCAACGAAGTATTTTGGGGCAAACGGGTGCGAGAGCACTCGTGGCAGTTTCCGCAAGGCGGCATCAAACCGGGAGAAAGCCCGGAAACGGCAATGTACCGCGAATTACTGGAAGAAGTCGGCCTATTACCTCACCACGTCAAAATTTTAGGGCGTACGCGCGATTGGCTGCGTTACGACGTGCCGTCGCATTGGGTTCGGCGTGAATGGCGCGGTTCGTATCGCGGTCAAAAACAAATTTGGTATCTCTTACGCCTAGTCGGCCGGGAAAGCGATGTCCATCTTCGTGCCACCAGCCACCCGGAATTTGACGGCTGGCGTTGGCACCAATATTGGGCGCCGATAGATGAAGTAATCGACTTCAAACGCGGCGTTTACGAAGGCGCACTGCTCGAACTTTCCCGTTTTCTACGCGGGCTGGAATCGCTGGAAGAGTTCAACCGCCGCCAAATCGAACTTAAATAA
- a CDS encoding polyamine ABC transporter substrate-binding protein — MKKTLLVSALAGLFLAACGGSGNQQTETKAPETPASENASRIEAPAATGSLNIYNWSDYVDPETVTEFETTNGVKVRYDYYDSNETLEAKVLTGKSGYDLVAPSIANVGRQIQAGAYQEVDKAQIPNYANIDPELLKMMEQVDPGNKYAVPYFWGINTLGINKDQVAKALGTDKLPDNEWDLVFNPEYTAKLKSCGISFLDSPTEQIPLALNYIGKNPNSESPDDLKAAVDMMKKVRGDVKRFSSSGYIDDMAAGNLCVAVGYGGDLNIAKNRAKDSKNGVNLQVLTPKTGVGIWIDSFMIPKDAQNVANAHKYISYTLDPKVAAKNGNFVTYAPASLPARKLMDPAYGEDNSIFPSEEVKVKSFVVLPKSPDAVKLSVRLWQGLKAGQ; from the coding sequence ATGAAAAAAACATTGTTGGTTTCTGCTTTGGCAGGCTTGTTTTTGGCTGCATGCGGCGGATCAGGTAATCAACAGACCGAAACGAAAGCTCCGGAAACACCCGCATCTGAAAATGCGAGCAGGATAGAAGCTCCTGCTGCTACGGGCAGTTTGAATATTTACAACTGGTCGGATTACGTTGACCCGGAAACGGTTACCGAATTTGAAACAACCAATGGTGTTAAAGTTCGTTACGACTATTACGACAGCAATGAAACCCTAGAGGCCAAGGTGCTGACGGGTAAATCGGGTTATGATTTGGTTGCCCCTTCCATTGCCAACGTGGGACGCCAAATCCAAGCGGGTGCTTATCAGGAAGTGGATAAGGCCCAGATTCCGAATTATGCCAATATCGATCCCGAATTGCTGAAGATGATGGAGCAGGTTGATCCCGGCAATAAATATGCGGTTCCCTATTTTTGGGGTATTAATACTTTGGGTATTAATAAAGACCAAGTTGCCAAGGCACTGGGTACCGATAAGTTGCCTGATAACGAATGGGATTTGGTATTTAACCCCGAATATACGGCTAAATTGAAATCTTGCGGTATCAGTTTCTTAGACAGCCCGACCGAGCAAATTCCTTTGGCTTTGAACTATATCGGTAAAAATCCGAATAGCGAATCACCCGATGATTTGAAAGCTGCAGTTGATATGATGAAAAAAGTACGCGGCGATGTGAAGCGTTTCAGCTCTTCAGGTTATATCGATGACATGGCGGCAGGTAACTTGTGTGTTGCCGTAGGTTACGGCGGTGATTTGAATATTGCTAAAAACCGTGCCAAAGATTCTAAAAACGGCGTAAACTTGCAAGTGCTGACACCCAAAACAGGTGTCGGTATCTGGATTGATTCGTTTATGATTCCGAAAGATGCACAAAATGTTGCCAATGCCCATAAATACATCAGCTACACACTTGATCCTAAGGTGGCGGCTAAAAACGGCAATTTTGTGACTTATGCGCCGGCAAGTTTGCCTGCACGTAAGCTCATGGATCCTGCTTATGGTGAAGACAATTCGATTTTCCCGAGCGAAGAAGTGAAAGTAAAGAGTTTTGTCGTGCTTCCCAAGTCGCCCGATGCGGTGAAATTGAGTGTACGTCTGTGGCAGGGATTGAAAGCCGGTCAGTAA
- the surE gene encoding 5'/3'-nucleotidase SurE: protein MNILICNDDGYLAKGIAILARVAGEFANVRVVAPERDRSGVSNSLTLDRPLRIRQAENGFYYVSGTPTDCIHLGLHALPEFKPDLVLSGINHGANMGDDTLYSGTVAAATEAFLLGIPAVAFSLNDYSGRYWDTAEKAVWMMLEHLLKKPPKQPILWNVNIPAVSPEDIQGCKITRLGRRHHVQSIVPASNPRGEAVYWIGPAGDVSDRNSGTDFAESESGFITVTPLQIDLTNYDAMAEVAAFWQGVVS, encoded by the coding sequence ATGAATATTCTGATTTGTAACGATGACGGCTATTTGGCAAAAGGAATCGCTATTTTGGCCAGAGTGGCGGGGGAGTTCGCCAATGTGCGTGTGGTGGCCCCCGAGCGCGACCGAAGTGGCGTGAGTAACTCGCTGACGCTTGACCGCCCATTACGCATCCGCCAAGCTGAAAACGGTTTTTATTATGTGAGCGGTACGCCGACCGACTGCATTCATTTGGGCTTGCATGCTTTACCTGAATTCAAGCCCGATTTGGTTTTATCCGGCATCAACCATGGCGCGAATATGGGGGACGACACCCTGTATTCAGGTACTGTGGCAGCGGCTACGGAAGCTTTTTTGCTTGGCATTCCCGCCGTGGCATTTTCTTTAAACGATTATAGCGGCCGTTATTGGGATACTGCTGAAAAAGCCGTATGGATGATGCTGGAACATTTACTTAAAAAACCGCCTAAGCAACCTATATTGTGGAATGTGAATATACCTGCAGTTTCTCCTGAGGATATCCAAGGTTGCAAGATTACCCGTTTGGGACGGCGCCATCATGTGCAAAGTATTGTTCCGGCGAGTAATCCGCGCGGTGAGGCCGTATATTGGATAGGCCCTGCCGGCGATGTTTCCGATCGTAATAGCGGTACTGATTTTGCCGAGAGTGAGTCAGGTTTTATTACGGTAACCCCTTTGCAAATCGATTTGACCAATTATGATGCGATGGCCGAAGTGGCCGCTTTCTGGCAGGGAGTCGTTTCCTAA
- a CDS encoding protein-L-isoaspartate(D-aspartate) O-methyltransferase codes for MQHGRWTGFENRRDRMIDRLARMGIGMTVLQAMASVQRHLFVEEALRTRAYDEMSLPLGLGQTISQPYTVACMTELLLGSQPRNMRKVLEIGTGCGYQTAVLLALGLPEIYSVERLRPLHERAKQHLRAAGLLAKARMVCGDGYLGLPEVAPFDGILVTAAPSKIPLALLQQLAVGGRMVLPLDEGGRQYLWLIEKTAQGYRETCVQEANFVPLVGGSDTP; via the coding sequence ATGCAGCATGGCCGTTGGACTGGTTTTGAAAACCGGCGCGACAGAATGATAGACCGCTTGGCTCGTATGGGTATCGGTATGACTGTTTTGCAGGCAATGGCGTCGGTACAGCGGCATTTGTTTGTCGAAGAGGCGCTGCGTACTCGTGCTTATGATGAAATGTCGCTACCATTAGGTTTGGGACAAACCATTTCCCAACCCTATACCGTGGCTTGCATGACCGAGCTGTTGCTGGGCAGTCAGCCGCGTAATATGCGAAAAGTATTGGAAATTGGCACCGGTTGCGGTTATCAGACTGCCGTATTGTTGGCTTTGGGATTGCCGGAAATATATTCCGTAGAACGGCTCAGGCCGCTTCACGAACGCGCCAAGCAACACCTGCGTGCGGCAGGATTGTTGGCCAAAGCAAGAATGGTCTGCGGCGACGGCTATCTCGGCTTGCCTGAGGTGGCTCCGTTTGACGGAATTTTGGTAACGGCGGCTCCTTCTAAAATACCCCTGGCCTTATTGCAGCAGCTTGCGGTAGGTGGGCGCATGGTACTGCCTTTGGATGAAGGTGGCCGCCAATATTTGTGGTTGATCGAAAAAACCGCCCAAGGCTATCGGGAAACTTGTGTGCAAGAAGCCAATTTCGTTCCGCTTGTCGGTGGCTCCGATACACCGTAA
- a CDS encoding peptidoglycan DD-metalloendopeptidase family protein: MLRKTAFRIAPAAVVLALGACSWLQQPAAPVVQGTAGTVGSTVGAADQNPYGATPYDPNAAGSAPVPYTPPPAAPASTGTYIPSYAPVDINAATHTVVRGDTVYNISKRYNITQDNLRAWNNLVDNNIGVGQVLRVKPAGYVAPAVAANTPAPRQTAPVASTTPATPAATPTVSGSTRNVAGITWQRPTAGNIATNFGGNNKGVEIVGTAGQAVVSAADGKVVYAGSGLRGYGNLVIVQHNSTFLTAYGNNQSLLVKEGQTVKRGQTIARMGNSDASRTQLHFEVRQNGKPVNPTQYVPF, translated from the coding sequence ATGTTAAGAAAAACCGCATTCCGTATTGCTCCTGCCGCCGTTGTATTGGCTTTGGGTGCATGTTCGTGGCTGCAGCAGCCGGCAGCTCCGGTGGTGCAGGGAACCGCAGGCACAGTGGGCAGCACGGTGGGTGCTGCCGATCAGAATCCTTACGGCGCAACACCTTATGATCCGAATGCGGCAGGTTCAGCTCCCGTACCTTATACACCACCTCCTGCCGCTCCTGCTTCTACAGGTACTTATATTCCTTCTTATGCGCCGGTGGATATTAATGCGGCAACACATACAGTAGTGCGGGGTGATACTGTTTATAACATTTCCAAACGCTACAATATTACCCAAGACAATCTGCGTGCATGGAATAATTTGGTTGATAATAACATCGGCGTGGGCCAAGTATTGCGTGTGAAGCCGGCTGGTTATGTTGCTCCTGCCGTGGCCGCTAACACCCCTGCTCCGCGTCAAACCGCACCGGTAGCTTCGACAACCCCTGCTACTCCGGCGGCGACCCCAACCGTATCGGGCAGTACCCGCAATGTTGCAGGTATTACTTGGCAGCGCCCGACGGCAGGTAATATTGCAACTAACTTCGGCGGCAATAATAAAGGTGTAGAAATTGTCGGTACGGCAGGCCAAGCAGTGGTTTCCGCGGCAGACGGTAAAGTAGTATATGCAGGCTCGGGCTTGCGTGGTTACGGTAATTTGGTAATCGTGCAGCATAACTCTACTTTTTTAACTGCTTACGGTAATAATCAAAGCTTGCTGGTAAAAGAAGGACAAACTGTAAAACGTGGCCAAACTATTGCCCGTATGGGTAATTCCGATGCTTCTCGTACCCAGTTGCATTTTGAAGTCCGCCAAAACGGTAAGCCGGTGAATCCGACCCAATACGTACCGTTTTAA
- a CDS encoding TetR/AcrR family transcriptional regulator gives MQYYWTGVQLLMTEVLIMSDHARAQFINAGLRLYPQYGYYKLSIRLLAAEAGLSPGMFHHLFADKNIFIHEVLETQHEKTFGRLNLSGLEGNALVKLKNSLQMLAFCIRDNLDWVRRAFADSGEGAEIVAGFWRQNFSLQTEYFLDLLAACGTLEEAEQVHRLAYLSSSVIGPMVIGMRLSEMGVLSDALGAHIPDILSDEAICRRIDWALAALFPDERLFLVEGQV, from the coding sequence ATGCAGTATTATTGGACAGGTGTCCAATTGTTGATGACGGAAGTTTTGATTATGTCCGACCATGCCCGTGCACAATTTATTAATGCCGGCTTACGGCTTTATCCGCAGTATGGTTATTACAAATTATCCATACGCTTGTTAGCGGCAGAGGCGGGATTGAGCCCGGGGATGTTTCACCATTTGTTTGCCGATAAAAATATCTTTATTCATGAAGTACTGGAAACACAGCATGAAAAAACTTTTGGCCGTCTGAACCTGTCCGGTTTAGAAGGCAATGCGTTGGTAAAGCTGAAAAATTCTCTGCAAATGTTGGCCTTTTGCATACGAGACAACCTTGATTGGGTACGTCGGGCATTTGCCGATAGTGGCGAGGGTGCGGAGATAGTGGCTGGGTTTTGGCGGCAGAATTTCAGTTTGCAAACAGAATATTTTTTAGATTTGTTGGCAGCCTGCGGAACATTAGAAGAAGCGGAACAAGTCCATAGGCTGGCTTATTTGAGCAGTTCGGTTATCGGACCTATGGTAATCGGTATGCGGTTGAGTGAAATGGGTGTGTTGTCTGATGCTTTAGGGGCGCATATTCCTGATATTTTGTCGGATGAGGCGATTTGCCGTCGTATTGATTGGGCGTTGGCAGCTTTATTCCCTGATGAGAGGTTGTTTTTGGTTGAGGGGCAGGTATGA
- a CDS encoding HlyD family secretion protein has product MKKMFVVLVLAVLVLVGLYAYQQRNHNELPEGFSASNGRLELNRLDVASLYAGRIKAAPVDEGSYVKEGDILAELASESASSQLDAAKAQKQRAQEAVARADAEIQAYEQQRKVAGLELDNAQKLKRDGLVSDTEVAKRKAALDSATASLNAARAARAEARAAASAAQAQADGAASVSDDMVIRAPISGRVEYTIADAGSVIAAGSKVVSLLNPSDVSMNIFLPNAQMSPLKVGDEARIVLDNIDAVFPAKISFIATSAQFTPKAVETADERAKLMFKVRLKVPAEVALRYEGLLKGGMTGNGYVRTDAQAQWPANLAVRLPDVKN; this is encoded by the coding sequence ATGAAAAAAATGTTTGTCGTGTTGGTATTGGCGGTGCTCGTGTTAGTGGGGTTGTATGCCTACCAACAGCGGAACCACAATGAATTACCCGAAGGCTTTTCGGCTTCGAACGGTCGTTTGGAATTAAACCGTTTGGATGTGGCTTCGCTCTATGCAGGTCGGATAAAGGCGGCACCGGTAGACGAGGGCAGCTATGTTAAAGAGGGGGATATATTGGCCGAGCTGGCTTCCGAATCCGCCAGTAGCCAACTGGATGCGGCAAAAGCTCAAAAACAGCGTGCACAGGAAGCCGTTGCCCGAGCGGATGCGGAAATACAGGCATACGAACAGCAAAGGAAAGTGGCCGGATTAGAGTTGGATAATGCTCAAAAATTAAAACGTGATGGCTTGGTTTCGGATACTGAGGTAGCCAAGCGTAAAGCTGCATTGGATAGTGCTACCGCATCGTTGAATGCGGCGCGGGCCGCAAGGGCCGAAGCGCGGGCTGCCGCTTCGGCTGCCCAAGCACAAGCAGACGGAGCTGCTTCGGTGAGTGATGATATGGTTATCCGTGCGCCTATCTCTGGAAGGGTGGAATATACAATTGCTGATGCCGGCAGTGTGATCGCGGCAGGTAGCAAAGTGGTGAGTTTGCTTAATCCGTCGGATGTTTCTATGAATATCTTTCTGCCTAATGCGCAAATGAGCCCTCTGAAGGTGGGAGATGAAGCACGTATCGTACTCGACAATATTGATGCGGTATTTCCGGCCAAAATCAGTTTTATTGCTACTTCCGCCCAGTTTACGCCTAAAGCAGTGGAAACAGCGGATGAACGTGCAAAGCTGATGTTTAAAGTCCGCTTGAAAGTGCCGGCGGAAGTAGCGCTCCGATATGAAGGTTTGTTGAAAGGCGGCATGACGGGTAACGGTTATGTCCGTACCGATGCCCAAGCCCAATGGCCGGCAAATTTGGCGGTTAGGTTGCCTGATGTGAAAAACTGA
- a CDS encoding O-methyltransferase: MKAKLKQYLENLYQQYQQHDEGEADRLNRWLSLEPETAALLAVMVRSKQAKKVLEVGTSGGYSTLWLADAVRDHGGSVRTLEINKERKKTAKQHLREMKLDGYVRMEVCDAGDFLAEYQKYYDVVFLDADRSRYAGYWPHLQRVLAKPGSLLAVDNVLSHPEECAEFLALVAADKEFRCTTVPVGKGLFVAVRI, encoded by the coding sequence ATGAAAGCGAAGTTGAAACAGTATTTGGAAAATCTTTATCAGCAATATCAACAGCATGATGAGGGAGAAGCGGATCGTCTCAATCGGTGGTTAAGTTTAGAGCCCGAAACAGCGGCGTTGCTGGCGGTTATGGTGCGCAGCAAGCAGGCGAAGAAAGTATTAGAGGTAGGTACTTCGGGAGGTTATTCCACTTTGTGGTTGGCCGATGCGGTGCGGGATCACGGTGGTTCGGTGCGAACGTTAGAGATAAATAAAGAGCGTAAAAAAACGGCTAAGCAGCATTTGCGGGAAATGAAGCTTGATGGTTACGTTCGCATGGAAGTATGCGATGCCGGTGATTTTTTGGCTGAGTATCAAAAATATTACGATGTGGTATTTCTTGATGCGGACCGCAGCCGTTATGCCGGTTATTGGCCGCATCTGCAAAGAGTTTTGGCCAAACCCGGTAGCCTGTTGGCTGTGGACAATGTTTTATCGCATCCGGAGGAGTGTGCTGAATTTTTGGCTTTGGTGGCCGCAGACAAGGAATTCAGATGCACGACTGTGCCGGTGGGTAAAGGATTATTTGTGGCAGTTAGGATTTAA
- the rbbA gene encoding ribosome-associated ATPase/putative transporter RbbA — protein MNTEQTSAVTLHAVSHHYGKTLALDNISLELPRGVTVGLIGPDGVGKSTLLSLIAGVKVLQNGSITVLGGDIEDKAARQDLACRIAFMPQGLGRNLYPTLSVYENIDFHARLFGLEIRERKQRIQRLLDATGLAPFPDRAAGKLSGGMKQKLSLCCALVHNPDLLILDEPTTGVDPLSRRQFWALVETLKQEIGGMTVIVATAYIEEAEHFEHLWAMDDGKLLVNSPTREVMRHYGAKSLEEAYIAMLPDEKRQGVGSLEMTPFVAAEGQPPAMEAHGLTKCFGNFTAVDNVSFTIQKGEIFGFLGSNGCGKSTTMKMLTGLIEASEGTAELLGKPVDAGAMDVRMRVGYMSQAFSLYEELSVRRNLELHARLYQMGEAEGRRAVREALQQFDLADVADTPPAALSLGMRQRLQLAAACLHRPEVLILDEPTSGVDPAARDMFWRHLLKLSREDRITIFVSTHFMNEAARCDRISFMHRGRVLAVGTPQELLKQQNVSDLEEAFIGYLLADEEAENQAVTMPSENLPSETAQIASDYLQAVPEKTFGSNQNKIIFSDGLPAQESRPSEKAAASGNSWLGGVWTFAAREAKELLRDKIRLFFAVLGPVILMAALSWSISFDVQNLRFAVFDQDQTTQSRELVEYFSGSPYFVELPQLQTRNDIDRVLKSAEAQLVIDIPSGFGVEMMRANRPEVGFYIDGSAPFNAENIKAYVGGILSLYTRDSLLATGLPVSLQPAADMEARFLYNQDFKSMYAVAPGIMMMVLMLIPAMMTAIGVVREREIGSIANLYASPATVSQYLVGKQLPYIVVGMVNYCVLFFMMIFWFQVPLKGSFAALTLGTVLMICVSTALGLLVSSFVRSQVAAIFVTAIITLVPTVNYSGFLYPISTMTGSAYWIGTLFPASWYLRISVGTFTKGLDFTGLYGEFAVLAVSAAVFLTAACLLLKKQEV, from the coding sequence ATGAATACCGAACAAACATCAGCCGTTACCCTTCATGCCGTATCACATCATTACGGTAAAACCCTTGCGCTCGATAATATATCTTTAGAGTTGCCAAGAGGGGTAACCGTCGGCTTAATCGGCCCGGACGGTGTCGGTAAATCTACCTTGCTGTCGCTGATAGCGGGTGTGAAAGTGCTGCAAAACGGCAGTATTACGGTATTGGGCGGTGATATTGAAGATAAAGCGGCCAGACAAGATTTGGCGTGCCGCATTGCTTTTATGCCTCAAGGTTTGGGACGTAATCTTTATCCTACGTTGTCGGTATATGAAAATATCGATTTTCATGCAAGATTGTTCGGCTTGGAGATACGGGAGCGCAAGCAGCGTATTCAGAGATTATTGGATGCCACGGGCTTGGCTCCGTTTCCTGATCGTGCTGCCGGAAAGCTTTCAGGCGGCATGAAACAGAAATTAAGTTTGTGTTGCGCTTTGGTACATAATCCCGACCTGTTGATTTTGGATGAACCGACTACGGGCGTTGATCCGTTGTCGCGTCGGCAGTTTTGGGCTTTGGTTGAAACCCTGAAGCAGGAAATCGGCGGAATGACGGTGATTGTCGCTACGGCCTATATCGAAGAGGCCGAGCATTTCGAACACCTTTGGGCAATGGATGACGGCAAATTGCTGGTTAATAGTCCGACGCGCGAGGTAATGCGGCATTACGGGGCAAAATCTCTGGAAGAGGCCTATATCGCCATGCTGCCTGATGAGAAGCGCCAAGGGGTGGGTAGCTTGGAAATGACACCGTTTGTCGCTGCAGAAGGGCAGCCTCCTGCGATGGAAGCGCACGGGCTGACCAAGTGCTTTGGTAATTTCACGGCGGTGGATAATGTGAGTTTTACCATTCAAAAAGGTGAAATTTTCGGATTTTTAGGATCGAACGGATGCGGCAAATCCACAACCATGAAAATGCTGACGGGTTTGATCGAAGCCAGTGAGGGAACCGCTGAATTATTAGGTAAACCTGTAGATGCGGGCGCGATGGATGTGCGTATGCGGGTCGGGTATATGTCGCAGGCGTTTTCGTTATATGAAGAATTAAGCGTTCGTCGAAATTTGGAACTGCATGCGCGCTTATATCAGATGGGTGAAGCGGAAGGACGGCGGGCAGTTCGAGAGGCTTTGCAGCAGTTTGATTTGGCAGATGTGGCCGATACTCCACCGGCGGCACTTTCGCTGGGCATGCGTCAGCGGTTGCAGCTGGCCGCCGCTTGCTTGCATAGGCCGGAAGTGTTGATTTTGGACGAACCGACTTCAGGCGTGGATCCGGCCGCACGCGATATGTTTTGGCGTCATTTGCTTAAGCTTTCACGCGAAGACCGCATTACCATTTTTGTTTCTACACATTTTATGAATGAAGCCGCCCGTTGCGATCGTATTTCCTTTATGCACCGCGGGCGGGTATTGGCGGTTGGCACCCCGCAGGAGTTGCTGAAGCAACAAAATGTTTCCGATTTAGAAGAGGCTTTTATCGGATATTTATTGGCGGACGAAGAGGCAGAAAACCAAGCGGTAACAATGCCGTCTGAAAACCTGCCTTCTGAAACCGCACAAATTGCTTCGGACTATTTACAAGCGGTGCCTGAAAAAACCTTCGGTTCCAATCAGAATAAAATCATTTTTTCAGACGGCTTGCCGGCACAGGAATCGAGGCCGTCTGAAAAAGCGGCGGCTTCGGGAAATAGCTGGTTGGGCGGAGTATGGACGTTTGCCGCGCGTGAGGCCAAAGAGTTATTGCGTGACAAAATACGTTTGTTTTTTGCCGTGCTCGGACCGGTGATTTTAATGGCGGCTTTGAGCTGGAGTATTTCATTTGATGTTCAAAATCTGCGGTTTGCTGTTTTTGATCAGGATCAGACCACCCAAAGCCGTGAGCTTGTCGAATATTTTTCAGGTTCGCCTTATTTTGTTGAGTTGCCGCAACTACAAACACGAAACGATATCGACCGTGTGTTGAAAAGTGCCGAAGCACAATTGGTGATTGATATACCTTCCGGCTTCGGTGTGGAAATGATGCGTGCCAACCGTCCGGAAGTCGGATTTTATATAGACGGATCCGCTCCGTTTAATGCGGAAAATATCAAGGCGTATGTGGGAGGGATTCTCTCTCTGTATACCCGGGATTCGCTACTTGCTACGGGATTGCCGGTTTCATTGCAGCCGGCGGCGGATATGGAGGCGCGCTTTCTTTATAACCAAGATTTCAAAAGTATGTATGCCGTAGCGCCGGGTATTATGATGATGGTGCTGATGTTGATCCCTGCCATGATGACGGCCATAGGTGTCGTACGTGAACGAGAGATCGGCTCGATTGCAAACCTGTATGCTTCGCCGGCTACTGTATCCCAGTATCTGGTCGGCAAACAGCTGCCTTATATTGTTGTCGGCATGGTGAATTATTGCGTTTTGTTTTTCATGATGATTTTTTGGTTTCAGGTGCCGTTGAAAGGATCGTTTGCCGCGTTGACTTTAGGTACGGTGTTGATGATATGCGTATCTACCGCCCTGGGTTTATTGGTATCCAGTTTTGTGCGCTCGCAAGTGGCGGCAATATTTGTAACCGCTATTATCACATTGGTGCCTACGGTAAATTATTCCGGTTTTCTATACCCCATTTCTACCATGACGGGTAGTGCTTATTGGATAGGTACGCTTTTCCCGGCGTCATGGTATCTGCGCATCAGTGTCGGTACGTTTACAAAAGGTTTGGATTTTACGGGCTTATACGGTGAATTTGCGGTTTTGGCAGTGAGTGCTGCGGTATTCTTAACGGCTGCCTGCCTGTTGTTGAAAAAGCAAGAGGTGTAA